One window of Drosophila busckii strain San Diego stock center, stock number 13000-0081.31 chromosome 3L, ASM1175060v1, whole genome shotgun sequence genomic DNA carries:
- the LOC108598048 gene encoding uncharacterized protein LOC108598048: MCDYEHEYSFTFEDSALDNELDHWDCGFESMWQQIGEELRREQENNDFFQSFEQKLTLQTHSVDSWRL; encoded by the coding sequence ATGTGTGACTATGAACATGAGTACTCCTTCACTTTTGAAGACAGCGCCCTTGATAATGAACTTGACCACTGGGATTGCGGCTTTGAAAGCATGTGGCAACAGATTGGCGAAGAGCTGCGACGTGAACAGGAGAATAATGATTTTTTTCAAAGCTTTGAACAGAAGCTAACACTACAAACACACTCTGTAGATTCATGGAGGTTGTAA